The proteins below come from a single Magallana gigas chromosome 10, xbMagGiga1.1, whole genome shotgun sequence genomic window:
- the LOC117683920 gene encoding uncharacterized protein isoform X1: MSGRLQSETRPKVRHRWSKDRGGQGKDPASVREVPASGQLQESPGLPEEVPALVTGGFQDCEQTTLALIARMGVYPSPEDLQRGTRPRRPVTAFRSAARVVVAVTSRFLSLYCSCWMQSLVRKWKRATRVESPVIGGTVDLQQGYAQL; the protein is encoded by the exons ATGTCGGGGCGACTTCAGAGTGAAACAAGACCGAAGGTCAGGCATCGCTGGAGTAAGGACAGAGGGGGACAGGGAAAGG ATCCAGCGTCTGTACGGGAAGTACCTGCTAGCGGACAGTTACAGGAAAGCCCTGGTCTACCAGAAGAAGTACCTGCTCTTGTTACTGGGGGATTCCAGGACTGTGAGCAGACCACTTTGGCTCTGATTGCCAGGATGGGGGTCTACCCCTCCCCTGAGGACCTGCAGCGAGGGACCAGGCCCCGCCGACCGGTCACTGCATTTAGGAGTGCTGCCAGGGTGGTGGTAGCCGTAACTAG TAGATTTCTCTCCCTTTACTGTTCTTGCTGGATGCAGTCCTTGGTCAGGAAGTGGAAGAGAGCCACTAGAGTGGAATCCCCCGTGATTGGGGGCACAGTCGACCTCCAACAAG GTTACGCTCAACTCTAA
- the LOC117683920 gene encoding uncharacterized protein isoform X2, producing MSGRLQSETRPKVRHRWSKDRGGQGKDPASVREVPASGQLQESPGLPEEVPALVTGGFQDCEQTTLALIARMGVYPSPEDLQRGTRPRRPVTAFRSAARVVVAVTRFLSLYCSCWMQSLVRKWKRATRVESPVIGGTVDLQQGYAQL from the exons ATGTCGGGGCGACTTCAGAGTGAAACAAGACCGAAGGTCAGGCATCGCTGGAGTAAGGACAGAGGGGGACAGGGAAAGG ATCCAGCGTCTGTACGGGAAGTACCTGCTAGCGGACAGTTACAGGAAAGCCCTGGTCTACCAGAAGAAGTACCTGCTCTTGTTACTGGGGGATTCCAGGACTGTGAGCAGACCACTTTGGCTCTGATTGCCAGGATGGGGGTCTACCCCTCCCCTGAGGACCTGCAGCGAGGGACCAGGCCCCGCCGACCGGTCACTGCATTTAGGAGTGCTGCCAGGGTGGTGGTAGCCGTAACTAG ATTTCTCTCCCTTTACTGTTCTTGCTGGATGCAGTCCTTGGTCAGGAAGTGGAAGAGAGCCACTAGAGTGGAATCCCCCGTGATTGGGGGCACAGTCGACCTCCAACAAG GTTACGCTCAACTCTAA
- the LOC117683920 gene encoding uncharacterized protein isoform X4 — translation MSGRLQSETRPKVRHRWSKDRGGQGKDPASVREVPASGQLQESPGLPEEVPALVTGGFQDCEQTTLALIARMGVYPSPEDLQRGTRPRRPVTAFRSAARVVVAVTSPWSGSGREPLEWNPP, via the exons ATGTCGGGGCGACTTCAGAGTGAAACAAGACCGAAGGTCAGGCATCGCTGGAGTAAGGACAGAGGGGGACAGGGAAAGG ATCCAGCGTCTGTACGGGAAGTACCTGCTAGCGGACAGTTACAGGAAAGCCCTGGTCTACCAGAAGAAGTACCTGCTCTTGTTACTGGGGGATTCCAGGACTGTGAGCAGACCACTTTGGCTCTGATTGCCAGGATGGGGGTCTACCCCTCCCCTGAGGACCTGCAGCGAGGGACCAGGCCCCGCCGACCGGTCACTGCATTTAGGAGTGCTGCCAGGGTGGTGGTAGCCGTAACTAG TCCTTGGTCAGGAAGTGGAAGAGAGCCACTAGAGTGGAATCCCCCGTGA
- the LOC117683920 gene encoding A-kinase anchor protein 9-like isoform X3, which yields MSGRLQSETRPKVRHRWSKDRGGQGKDPASVREVPASGQLQESPGLPEEVPALVTGGFQDCEQTTLALIARMGVYPSPEDLQRGTRPRRPVTAFRSAARVVVAVTRLRSTLTVSHHSASTNSHD from the exons ATGTCGGGGCGACTTCAGAGTGAAACAAGACCGAAGGTCAGGCATCGCTGGAGTAAGGACAGAGGGGGACAGGGAAAGG ATCCAGCGTCTGTACGGGAAGTACCTGCTAGCGGACAGTTACAGGAAAGCCCTGGTCTACCAGAAGAAGTACCTGCTCTTGTTACTGGGGGATTCCAGGACTGTGAGCAGACCACTTTGGCTCTGATTGCCAGGATGGGGGTCTACCCCTCCCCTGAGGACCTGCAGCGAGGGACCAGGCCCCGCCGACCGGTCACTGCATTTAGGAGTGCTGCCAGGGTGGTGGTAGCCGTAACTAG GTTACGCTCAACTCTAACAGTTTCTCACCACTCCGCATCAACAAACAGTCACGACTGA